One Cotesia glomerata isolate CgM1 linkage group LG8, MPM_Cglom_v2.3, whole genome shotgun sequence genomic window carries:
- the LOC123270470 gene encoding zinc transporter 1, which yields MGKYTGKKCRLLTMLWLTAFFFLVEIIVGYVTNSMALIADSFHMLSDVAALVVAFLSVKMSPKKWSKNTFGWARAEVLGALVNAVFLVALCFSITVEACKRFIEVEEIHEAKLLVIVGALGLFVNLIGLCLFHEHGNMHGHSHGISRSHNRLSTLVGTDDNDNDHDNDTTTSTAYRPASPVKKVHHGHSHDASQMNMRGVFLHVLSDALGSVIVIVSALIVWLTKWEYRFYIDPALSLLLVLLILRSVWPLLQESALILLQTVPTHIQVEAIQQRLLENVDGVLAVHEFHVWQLAGDRIIASAHIRCRNLSEYMKIAEQVKEFFHNEGIHSTTIQPEFIEYHSNSEVKETPTEDCVLDCPKTDKPCNQATCCGPSKQGRETPSPGETPYMCRQRNSLARSNIAISGIGINASSNGGQEHQEVNEMERGYLLSQFRPTAPDNPQV from the exons atgggaAAGTATACAGGAAAAAAATGTCGTTTATTAACGATGTTATGGCTGACAGCATTTTTCTTCCTAGTGGAAATAATAGTTGGGTATGTTACTAATTCAATGGCGTTAATAGCCGATAGTTTTCATATGTTATCAGATGTGGCAGCGTTAGTGGTTGCGTTTCTTTCTGTCAAG atGTCGCCAAAAAAATGGTCGAAAAACACATTCGGTTGGGCGCGAGCAGAAGTACTTGGCGCGCTAGTTAACGCCGTATTCTTAGTTGCCTTATGCTTTAGTATAACTGTTGAAGCCTGTAAGAGATTTATCGAGGTCGAGGAGATCCATGAAGCTAAACTCCTGGTGATAGTCGGAGCTCTGGGGTTGTTTGTCAACCTCATAGGATTGTGTCTTTTccatg aaCACGGAAACATGCATGGACACTCTCATGGAATTTCTAGAAGTCACAACCGACTGAGCACCCTCGTTGGCACCGATGACAATGACAATGATCATGACAATGACACGACGACGAGCACCGCGTATCGTCCCGCTAGTCCGGTGAAAAAGGTCCACCATGGACATAGCCATGATGCCAGTCAGATGAACATGAGGGGCGTATTTCTTCATGTACTTTCAGATGCACTTGGCTCGGTTATTGTAATTGTTTCTGCGTTGATTGTTTGGCTGACTAAGTGGGAGTACAG attcTACATCGATCCAGCTCTATCACTGCTATTAGTTTTACTAATTCTCCGATCAGTGTGGCCGCTACTTCAAGAATCAGCGTTGATTCTCCTCCAAACAGTCCCGACACACATTCAAGTAGAAGCTATCCAGCAACGATTACTGGAAAATGTAGATGGTGTTTTGGCAGTTCACGAGTTCCATGTATGGCAATTGGCTGGTGATCGAATTATTGCATCAGCTCACATCAGATGTCGTAATTTATCTGAGTACATGAAAATCGCTGAACAGGTCAAAGAATTCTTCCATAATGAGGGCATACATTCTACTACTATCCAACCTGAGTTTATTGAG tatcacTCGAATAGTGAAGTCAAAGAAACTCCTACTGAAGACTGCGTATTAGATTGTCCTAAAACTGACAAACCGTGCAATCAAGCAACCTGTTGTGGTCCTTCTAAGCAg ggacGTGAAACACCATCACCAGGTGAAACACCATATATGTGCCGACAGCGGAACAGTTTAGCACGATCAAACATAGCAATAAGCGGAATAGGCATTAACGCTTCATCAAATGGCGGTCAAGAGCATCAAGAAGTTAACGAGATGGAACGTGGTTACCTACTGTCTCAATTCCGTCCAACTGCACCAGATAATCCGCAAGTTTGA
- the LOC123270452 gene encoding prion-like-(Q/N-rich) domain-bearing protein 25 — protein MTPKCLLILLVVLVFRAVTGSKFVTNTSAVAPGDDCYEPMDCAHLENSYCSADKKCICIEGYVPRNEHCVPAIGTKCDDKDCKLNNTRCIEGTCQCAYGFVALSKVECLRISEHGKKCENDIQCSCKNFGTCDTEEPYTDVFCAGKKCSCLEDYHYVPGKYTCVKSAQKLGHNCTVTDSCLPVKNTECIEDRCSCPDKHFVEQDQCLSGIGATCAMYGEDCKANNSRCGFFGCKCYDKFVELSVKQCVPIKKKGEDCLIDEQCSCENNGRCYLGGTYKDVICSKKTKICSCSEGFHYVPEQDSCVHSATAIDDSCTHNDNCLLLSNTQCKEQKCQCIANYFNYKGQCRQGLNSRCAENSHCSAVENSQCIDNECQCNNNFVPISTGICAAIASYGEPCQFQEQCRNNGTLMVPYEELVCDGTCSCSNGFHYVDSKRACIESSTGVGGNCSVNDHCGRLTNTLCWDNKCSCLEYHYQRKEQCVPGIGAHCFGNCETTNSICGSTGRCICAPGHIFAAEDRCVPIIELGENCEMDEQCSCLHQKCDLEQPNRDLVCSSGTCGCPANYHFSSKSKFCIHSATGIGEQCSTDENCAKLLFAECHNNKCMCKPNYFSSEGNCKIGLNAKCNTTSHCSAVEHTECRNGECKCTKLFVERSTELCVPVSSFGGDCEFVEQCTSQTSNATCEAPTDGANKVCRCGTGQHYHATGCFLTRTLDERCDSDSECFVTSKYDSVACVRNKCVCVKGFEKVNGTFCGGAGSIFASALLVFLMVVVKSAV, from the exons ATGACGCCTAAGTGCTTGTTAATTTTGCTGGTAGTTTTGGTATTCCGTGCTGTGACTGGTTCGAAATTTGTTACTAATACATCTGCAGTCG CACCTGGAGATGATTGCTATGAGCCAATGGATTGCGCACATTTGGAAAATTCGTATTGTTCTGCTGATAAAAAGTGTATTTGTATAGAAGGGTATGTTCCGAGGAACGAACACTGTGTTCCGGCGATTGGAACAAAGTGCGATGATAAAGACTGCAAGCTTAATAATACAAGATGTATAGAGGGAACTTGTCAATGTGCTTATGGTTTTGTTGCTTTGTCAAAGGTTGAATGTTTGAGAA TTTCAGAACATGGAAAAAAATGCGAGAATGACATCCAGTGCAGCTGCAAGAACTTCGGAACCTGCGACACTGAGGAACCGTACACGGACGTGTTCTGCGCAGGGAAAAAATGTTCCTGCCTTGAAGATTACCATTACGTACCTGGCAAATACACCTGCGTTAAAAGTGCCCAAA AACTGGGCCATAATTGTACAGTCACTGACAGTTGTCTCCCCGTAAAGAACACTGAATGCATTGAAGACCGATGTTCCTGTCCTGACAAACATTTCGTAGAGCAAGATCAGTGTTTGAGCGGCATTGGCGCCACCTGTGCCATGTATGGTGAAGATTGCAAGGCCAACAACTCGCGTTGTGGATTTTTTGGATGCAAATGCTACGACAAGTTCGTGGAACTTTCCGTGAAGCAATGTGTTCCAA TTAAGAAAAAAGGCGAAGATTGTCTGATAGACGAACAATGTTCCTGTGAAAATAATGGAAGGTGTTATTTGGGTGGAACATACAAAGATGTCATCTgttccaaaaaaactaaaatctgCAGTTGTTCCGAGGGGTTCCATTATGTTCCGGAACAAGATTCTTGTGTTCACAGCGCAACAG CAATTGATGATTCATGCACGCACAACGACAATTGTTTGCTTCTGAGTAACACCCAGTGCAAAGAACAAAAATGTCAATGCATCGCcaactattttaattataaaggaCAATGCAGACAAGGCCTGAACTCGCGCTGTGCCGAGAACAGTCATTGTTCCGCGGTTGAGAACTCTCAGTGCATTGATAATGAGTGTCAATGCAACAATAACTTTGTTCCAATATCAACTGGAATTTGCGCAGCAATTGCTAGCTATGGGGAACCGTGTCAATTCCAGGAACAGTGTCGGAACAATGGAACTTTGATGGTTCCTTACGAAGAACTTGTTTGTGATGGAACTTGCTCATGTTCGAACGGTTTTCATTATGTAGATTCCAAAAGAGCGTGTATAGAAAGTTCGACAG GCGTTGGAGGTAACTGTTCTGTGAACGACCACTGTGGACGACTTACGAACACTCTTTGCTGGGACAATAAATGTTCTTGCCTGGAATATCACTACCAGCGAAAGGAACAATGCGTTCCAGGAATCGGAGCCCACTGTTTCGGGAACTGTGAGACGACAAACTCGATTTGCGGATCAACTGGGCGGTGCATCTGCGCTCCTGGACACATATTTGCTGCTGAGGATCGATGTGTTCCAA TAATTGAGCTTGGAGAGAATTGTGAGATGGATGAACAGTGTTCCTGCTTGCATCAAAAGTGTGACTTGGAACAACCGAACAGAGATCTTGTTTGTTCCAGTGGAACTTGCGGTTGTCCCGCTAATTACCACTTTAGTTCCAAATCAAAGTTTTGTATTCACAGCGCGACAG GAATCGGCGAACAGTGTTCCACTGACGAGAACTGCGCGAAGCTACTGTTCGCGGAGTGTCACAACAATAAATGCATGTGCAAGCCGAACTACTTTTCATCGGAAGGTAATTGTAAAATAGGGTTGAACGCCAAATGTAACACCACCAGCCACTGTTCCGCGGTGGAACATACCGAGTGTAGGAACGGTGAGTGCAAATGCACGAAACTGTTCGTGGAACGGTCAACGGAACTTTGCGTTCCGGTGAGTTCTTTCGGTGGAGACTGCGAGTTCGTCGAACAATGCACCAGTCAAACCTCAAATGCGACTTGTGAGGCGCCGACAGATGGCGCGAACAAGGTGTGCCGATGCGGAACTGGGCAGCATTACCACGCCACTGGGTGCTTCTTAACTAGAACACTGGACGAACGTTGTGACTCGGACAGTGAATGCTTCGTTACTTCCAAGTACGACAGTGTCGCTTGTGTAAGGAACAAGTGCGTCTGCGTTAAAGGGTTTGAGAAGGTCAATGGAACATTCTGCG GTGGAGCGGGCAGTATCTTTGCCTCTGCACTGTTAGTTTTCCTCATGGTGGTTGTCAAGTCTGCCGTCTAG
- the LOC123270490 gene encoding beta-1,4-mannosyltransferase egh-like, translating into MTITSTVKHVSHCCLLMLIITTFEYTSGVLSDLESEERPRIGSWERYAVVAPLLFLMRLLTLLALPQSLFNFLGLTLYNAFPDKVSLKGSPLLAPFISIRVVTRGDYPHLVSRNVTWNLNKCLDVGLENFQIEVVTDKPLGLKSHRRLRELVVPTEYRTKMGALFKARALQYCLEEGVNELAEHDWIVHLDEETLLTENSLRGILNFVLDGKHPFGQGLITYANETVVNWVTTMADCFRVADDMGKLRFQFNMFHRPLFSMKGSYVVTQARAEREVGYDNGIDGSIAEDCFFALKAFSLGHSFNFVEGEMWEKSPFTIWDFIQQRKRWIQGIYLVVHSRQIPLKIKLLLGVSWYSWATLPLSTSNILLAGLCPISCPKIFDGLCAFIGAMSIYMYVYGVIKSFSLSRFGLFRYLAFISGALAIIPFNLVTENIAVVWALLGKKHKFYVVSKEHQPPVTV; encoded by the exons ATGACAATAACAAGCACAGTGAAACACGTGTCCCACTGCTGCCTGTTGATGCTGATAATTACAACCTTCGAGTACACCTCGGGAGTGCTGAGCGACCTGGAGAGCGAAGAAAGACCGAGGATAGGCTCGTGGGAGCGGTACGCAGTGGTGGCGCCTCTGCTGTTCCTAATGAGGCTGCTGACGCTTTTGGCGCTCCCGCAGTCGCTGTTCAACTTCCTGGGACTGACGTTGTACAATGCCTTCCCGGACAAGGTATCTCTGAAGGGTTCGCCCCTTCTGGCGCCGTTCATCAGCATCCGGGTGGTCACTCGGGGAGACTATCCTCACCTGGTCTCGAGGAACGTCACCTGGAACCTGAACAAGTGCCTGGACGTCGGTCTGGAGAACTTCCAGATCGAGGTTGTGACCGACAAGCCCCTGGGGCTAAAGTCCCACCGGCGACTGAGAGAGCTGGTGGTTCCGACCGAGTACCGGACCAAGATGGGGGCCCTCTTCAAGGCTCGGGCCCTCCAGTACTGCCTTGAGGAGGGGGTAAACGAGCTGGCCGAGCACGACTGGATCGTCCACCTCGACGAGGAGACTCTCCTGACTGAGAACTCCTTAAGGGGGATCCTGAACTTTGTCCTGGACGGGAAGCACCCCTTCGGCCAGGGACTGATCACTTACGCTAACGAGACGGTGGTCAACTGGGTGACGACAATGGCCGACTGCTTCCGCGTCGCCGACGACATGGGCAAGCTCCGGTTCCAGTTCAACATGTTCCACCGGCCGCTCTTCAGCATGAAAGGCTCCTACGTGGTCACTCAG GCGAGGGCCGAAAGAGAGGTCGGCTACGACAACGGGATAGACGGGTCAATCGCCGAGGACTGTTTCTTCGCTTTAAAGGCCTTCAGCCTCGGGCACTCGTTTAACTTCGTTGAGGGTGAGATGTGGGAAAAGTCTCCGTTCACCATCTGGGACTTTATCCAGCAGCGTAAGCGGTGGATCCAGGGGATCTATCTGGTGGTCCACTCTCGGCAGATTCCCCTGAAGATCAAGCTCCTGCTGGGGGTCAGCTGGTACTCGTGGGCGACCCTCCCACTGTCGACCTCAAACATTCTCCTGGCGGGGCTCTGCCCCATCAGCTGTCCAAAGATCTTCGACGGGCTGTGCGCGTTCATCGGGGCGATGAGCATCTACATGTACGTCTACGGGGTGATAAAGTCCTTTTCTCTGAGCAGGTTCGGGCTCTTCCGGTATCTGGCGTTCATATCCGGAGCCCTCGCAATCATTCCCTTCAACCTCGTCACCGAAAACATCGCAGTCGTTTGGGCGCTGCTCGGAAAGAAACACAAGTTCTACGTCGTCAGCAAGGAACATCAACCTCCTGTCACTGTTTAA
- the LOC123270805 gene encoding uncharacterized protein LOC123270805, whose protein sequence is MSVGVVAIKQSLLILVCISLSSADPPGGTNKTVKTHLPLLRIPESYVPKNNSLEAKCDHQIQIFENSLQKFELWALEMFDASSKIPSGIFQGNIKDLGMYDQCLKVNVTVGNETIRGKHCMYTLVGEFNATKLPFNPALSVCLPATCSPKQVKEKMQKLINMTEPFLGGIKIQVKDATCSEVDDQPWELGAKVTLGLFGGLVTFLLICTFCDLLSRITSINSSLVNTLCKFSLIVNGQRILSTKAGKGNLPAISGIRFYSMCWVILGHTYIHSFFGSVVNSADALPWFRSWGAISILTAPFAVDTFFAMSGFLTSYLFFKEMARGRNFNIFSYYIHRYIRLTPAFMALLLFTTFLLPKLGSGALWQSITTTESNYCKLNWWPMLLYVHNYVYKDGMMCMGHSWYLAVDMQLFWVSPLIIYPLYKKPKLGLIILSAAIAASMITPAVVAAVNKFTVSLGVTGDLDSVIDMMLYFYIVTYTRAGPWVLGVLLGYILATGRRIPTPGKRKLGWILAILAFAYSFFTYRIYQQEDYQWNIYWETFQAAFARNIWAFGVCWIIYVSALGHGGILSKFLSLPIYLPFSRLSYSMYLLHYQIQTIRIASSRISAYFSDVQMLEGFINDLVICFLSAFVFSLIFESSFLVLEKLILTREGKVNQRETVDKNNFEKLQEGDASVENGVVNNGFEKYEMSVGVVAIKQSLLILVCISVSFADSPGGTNKTVKTYLPSLRIPEIYAPKNNSLEAKCEHQVKIFEDSLQKFELWALEMFDASTKIPSGIFQGNIKDLGMYDQCLKVNATVGNEIIRGKHCMYTLEGNFNATKLPVDLAMSVCLPATCSPKQVKEKMQKLMNMAEQFLSGNKIRVKNATCSEVDDQPWELGAKVTLGFFGGLVTFLLICTFCELLSKFTSINSGLINTLGKFSFIVNGRNILSTNAPEKNLTIIAGLKVYGIALIVLGHRYFTTFTGSVVNLADTEPWCRSWIATFIFTFPQYSVDTFLTITGVLTSYLFLKEMARGRKFNIFFYYFHRYLRLTPLFMALMLITTFLLPKLGSGALWQTIMTTESDFCRREWWPMLLYVHNFIYTDGMSCLLHTWYLALDMQLFWVSPLIIYPLHKKPKLGLIILLAAIVASVITPAAVAAVNKFSTALQPKDSGDRLMLLNFYILTYNRAGPWLLGVLLGYLLATGKRLPIPGGKKLGWILAILAFAYSFFTYRIYQQEDYKWTIYWESFHSGFARHFWAFGICWIIYVSALGHGGFVSKFLSLGIYMPLSRISYSIYLLHYTFQTTKMASSRVPSYFNNFELLQVYLSDMSVCIIGGFLFTLIFESPVVVLEKLIFSRTKPTNKSSDLPKETTFNNEIIIPANEKQLD, encoded by the exons ATGTCAGTCGGGGTAGTAGCAATAAAACAGAGTTTGTTGATCCTGGTGTGTATCTCGTTGAGTTCCGCGGATCCTCCGGGAGGAACCAACAAAACAGTAAAGACTCATCTACCGCTGCTACGAATCCCAGAGAGTTAcgttccaaaaaataattctctgGAGGCAAAATGCGACCACCAAATCCAAATTTTCGAGAACTCGCTCCAAAAGTTCGAGCTCTGGGCGCTGGAAA TGTTTGACGCGAGCTCAAAGATTCCCTCGGGGATTTTCCAGGGGAACATCAAGGACCTGGGGATGTACGACCAGTGCCTCAAGGTCAACGTCACTGTCGGGAACGAGACCATCAGAGGGAAGCACTGCATGTACACCCTCGTGGGGGAATTCAATGCAACAAAGCTGCCTTTTAATCCTGCTCTGAGTGTCTGCTTACCAGCGACCTGCAGCCCAAAGCAGGTCAAGGAGAAGATGCAGAAGCTGATTAACATGACTGAACCGTTCCTGGGCGGCATCAAGATCCAGGTGAAAGACGCGACCTGCTCTGAAGTTGATGATCAGCCCTGGGAACTTGGTGCTAAAGTCACTCT TGGACTCTTCGGAGGTCTTGTGACCTTCCTATTAATCTGCACCTTCTGTGACCTCCTATCACGAATCACCAGCATCAACAGCAGCTTGGTAAACACTCTTTGCAAATTCTCATTAATCGTCAACGGCCAACGCATCCTGAGCACTAAAGCCGGCAAAGGAAACCTACCAGCCATATCAGGCATCAGGTTCTACAGTATGTGTTGGGTCATCCTAGGACACACTTACATCCACAGTTTTTTCGGCAGTGTTGTGAATTCTGCTGATGCTTTGCCA tGGTTCCGCTCCTGGGGTGCTATAAGCATCCTTACAGCTCCTTTTGCAGTGGATACATTTTTTGCAATGAGTGGTTTCTTGACTTCATACttgttttttaaagaaatggCTCGTGGACggaattttaatatattttcttactATATTCACAGATATATAAG ATTAACACCGGCGTTTATGGCGCTGCTGTTATTTACAACCTTCCTGCTGCCAAAATTGGGCTCAGGCGCCCTCTGGCAGTCAATAACCACAACCGAGAGTAACTACTGCAAACTCAACTGGTGGCCGATGCTCCTTTATGTTCACAATTACGTTTACAAAGATGGTATG ATGTGTATGGGCCACTCCTGGTACCTGGCAGTGGACATGCAACTGTTCTGGGTGAGCCCATTAATCATCTATCCGCTTTACAAGAAGCCCAAGCTAGGATTAATCATCCTCTCCGCCGCCATTGCTGCGTCGATGATCACGCCAGCTGTTGTAGCGGCTGTTAATAAGTTCACTGTTTCTTTGGGAGTCACTGGCGA TCTTGATAGCGTAATAGACATGATGCTTTACTTTTACATCGTTACTTACACTCGAGCTGGGCCCTGGGTCCTAGGAGTCTTATTGGGGTATATTTTGGCAACCGGTAGGAGAATCCCCACTCCTGGAAAAAGGAAACTCGGCTGGATTTTGGCGATTCTGGCCTTTGCGTACTCGTTTTTTACCTACAGAATCTACCAACAAGAAGACTACCAGTGGAATATCTACTGGGAAACCTTCCAAGCTGCGTTTGCTAGGAATATCTGGGCGTTTGGAGTCTGCTGGATCATCTATGTGTCTGCTCTAGGCCACGGag GAATACTGTCTAAATTTCTTTCACTACCGATCTATTTGCCCTTCAGCAGATTATCATACTCAATGTATCTCCTTCACTACCAAATTCAGACGATTAGAATAGCATCTTCCCGAATTTCAGCCTACTTTAGTGACGTTCAGATG CTGGAAGGATTCATCAACGACCTGGTAATCTGCTTCCTCAGTGCATTTGTCTTCAGCCTGATCTTTGAGTCGTCATTTTTGGTGCTGGAAAAGTTGATCCTTACTAGAGAAGGAAAAGTAAATCAACGCGAGactgttgataaaaataattttgagaaattgcaGGAAGGAGATGCTTCAGTTGAGAACGGAGTTGTTAATAATGGATTTGAGAAGTA CGAAATGTCAGTCGGGGTGGTAGCAATAAAACAGAGTTTGTTGATCCTGGTGTGTATCTCGGTGAGTTTCGCGGATTCTCCGGGAGGTACCAACAAAACAGTAAAGACTTATCTACCATCGCTACGAATCCCAGAAATTTacgctccaaaaaataattctctgGAGGCAAAATGCGAGCACCAAGTCAAAATTTTCGAGGACTCGCTTCAAAAGTTCGAGCTCTGGGCGCTGGAAA TGTTTGATGCGAGCACAAAGATTCCCTCGGGGATCTTCCAGGGAAACATCAAGGACCTGGGGATGTACGACCAGTGCCTCAAGGTCAACGCCACTGTCGGAAACGAGATCATCAGAGGGAAGCACTGCATGTACACCCTTGAGGGGAATTTCAATGCAACAAAGCTGCCTGTTGATCTTGCTATGAGTGTCTGCTTGCCAGCGACCTGCAGCCCGAAGCAGGTCAAGGAGAAGATGCAGAAGCTGATGAACATGGCTGAACAGTTCCTGAGCGGCAACAAGATCCGGGTAAAAAATGCGACCTGCTCCGAAGTTGATGATCAGCCCTGGGAACTCGGTGCTAAAGTCACTCT GGGCTTCTTTGGAGGCCTTGTGACCTTCCTATTAATCTGCACCTTCTGTGAACTACTTTCAAAGTTCACCAGCATCAACAGCGGCTTGATCAACACCCTCGGCAAATTTTCATTCATCGTCAACGGCCGAAACATCCTGAGCACCAATGCCCCTGAAAAAAACTTAACAATCATTGCAGGCCTCAAAGTCTACGGTATAGCCTTGATCGTCCTAGGACACAGATACTTTACAACATTCACAGGTAGTGTTGTTAATCTTGCTGATACCGAGCCG TGGTGCCGCTCTTGGATAGCAACCTTTATCTTTACTTTTCCTCAGTATTCGGTAGATACATTTCTTACAATAACTGGAGTTTTAACTTCTTACTTGTTTCTCAAAGAAATGGCCAGGGGGCGCaagtttaacatttttttctactaTTTTCATCGATATTTAAG ATTAACCCCTTTGTTCATGGCACTGATGTTAATTACAACATTCCTGCTTCCAAAACTGGGTTCAGGCGCCCTCTGGCAGACAATAATGACCACTGAGAGTGACTTTTGTAGACGCGAATGGTGGCCGATGCTCCTATATGTTCATAATTTCATCTACACAGACGGTATG TCATGTCTACTCCACACCTGGTACCTAGCATTGGACATGCAACTCTTTTGGGTGAGCCCATTAATCATCTATCCGCTTCACAAAAAGCCCAAGCTGGGATTAATCATCCTCTTGGCCGCCATTGTTGCGTCGGTAATCACGCCAGCTGCTGTAGCGGCTGTCAATAAATTCTCTACAGCCTTACAACCGAAGGATAG TGGTGATAGGTTGATGTTGCTGAACTTTTACATCTTAACTTACAACCGCGCTGGGCCTTGGTTGCTAGGAGTCTTATTAGGATACCTTTTGGCAACCGGTAAGAGACTCCCTATCCCTGGAGGAAAGAAACTTGGCTGGATTTTGGCGATTCTAGCCTTCGCGTACTCGTTTTTTACGTACAGAATCTATCAACAAGAAGACTACAAGTGGACCATCTACTGGGAATCATTCCATTCTGGTTTCGCGAGGCATTTCTGGGCGTTTGGGATCTGCTGGATCATCTATGTGTCTGCTCTAGGCCACGGAG GCTTCGTGTCCAAGTTCTTGTCACTGGGAATCTACATGCCTCTCAGCAGAATATCATACTCAATTTATCTGCTGCACTACACCTTCCAGACCACCAAAATGGCCTCTAGTAGAGTGCCCTCCTACTTTAATAACTTCGAGCTG CTCCAAGTCTATCTCAGCGATATGTCAGTCTGCATAATCGGCGGGTTTCTCTTCACACTGATTTTTGAGTCGCCAGTTGTGGTCctggaaaaattgatattctcCAGGACAAAGCCAACTAATAAATCTTCAGATCTTCCAAAAGAAACTACTTTTAACAACGAGATCATCATTCCTGCAAATG